Proteins from a genomic interval of Sphingopyxis sp. QXT-31:
- the lptF gene encoding LPS export ABC transporter permease LptF, with amino-acid sequence MNRLPAIDRYISRLIFFPMLGTLVLSAMLLVLEKMLRLFDFVATEGGPVSVVWRMLANLIPEYLSLGIPIGLMLGILLAFRRLATSSELDVLKGVGMSFGRLLRVPYAYAIALALLNLAIVGFIQPYARYAYEGLQFELRSGALGASIKVGEFTNLGERMTLRIEESANEGRTLRGIFVRGEQKDGQAVSATAAGGQFLATDDPDTIILRLTKGVLIHESPKFAVPRVLTFDNHDLPIPLPKIDAFRTRGGADREKTIPELFVAGKDSSEPLKTRLESRANFHFRIVEVASMFLIPLIAIALAIPPKRSTSSLGIFLSIVLLVTQHKINEYAEDMGARGTVDPLIALWVPFLLFAALAVWMYYQTAHVPGGQPIGALERVAAKAGQKIRGFAKMFQRKPLAALQAAE; translated from the coding sequence TTGAATAGATTGCCCGCCATCGACCGCTACATATCGCGGCTCATCTTCTTCCCCATGCTCGGCACGCTGGTTTTGTCGGCGATGCTGCTCGTGCTCGAGAAGATGCTCCGCTTGTTCGATTTCGTCGCGACCGAGGGCGGCCCGGTCAGCGTCGTGTGGCGCATGCTGGCGAATTTGATCCCCGAATATCTCTCGCTCGGCATCCCGATCGGGCTGATGCTGGGCATCTTGCTGGCCTTTCGCCGCCTCGCGACGTCGAGCGAACTCGACGTCCTGAAGGGCGTCGGCATGAGCTTCGGGCGACTGCTGCGCGTGCCCTATGCCTATGCGATCGCGCTTGCGCTGCTCAACCTTGCGATCGTCGGCTTCATCCAGCCCTATGCGCGCTACGCCTATGAAGGGCTGCAGTTCGAACTGCGCTCGGGCGCGCTCGGGGCGTCGATCAAGGTCGGCGAATTCACCAACCTCGGCGAGCGGATGACGCTGCGCATCGAGGAAAGCGCGAACGAGGGGCGCACGCTGCGCGGCATCTTCGTGCGCGGCGAGCAGAAGGACGGGCAGGCAGTGTCGGCGACCGCGGCCGGGGGCCAGTTCCTCGCCACCGACGACCCCGACACGATCATCCTGCGACTGACCAAGGGCGTGCTGATCCACGAATCGCCCAAATTCGCGGTGCCGCGCGTCCTGACCTTCGACAATCACGACCTGCCGATCCCGCTGCCCAAGATCGATGCCTTTCGCACCCGCGGCGGCGCCGACCGCGAAAAGACGATTCCCGAACTGTTCGTGGCGGGCAAGGACAGCAGCGAACCGTTGAAGACCCGCCTCGAATCGCGGGCGAATTTCCATTTCCGGATCGTCGAGGTCGCCTCGATGTTCCTGATTCCGCTGATCGCGATCGCGCTCGCCATCCCGCCCAAGAGGTCCACCTCGTCGCTCGGCATCTTCCTGTCGATCGTGCTGCTGGTGACCCAGCACAAGATCAACGAATATGCCGAGGATATGGGCGCGCGCGGCACCGTCGATCCGCTGATCGCCCTGTGGGTGCCCTTCCTGCTGTTCGCGGCGCTGGCGGTGTGGATGTATTACCAGACCGCGCATGTGCCGGGCGGGCAGCCGATCGGCGCGCTCGAACGCGTCGCGGCCAAGGCCGGGCAGAAGATCCGCGGATTCGCCAAGATGTTCCAGCGCAAGCCGTTGGCGGCGCTGCAGGCGGCCGAATGA
- a CDS encoding DUF2141 domain-containing protein: MSNDLSKCRSGPSTLVQINGLKAGSGKVRVQSYRANASDWLAKGRWINRIEVPARAGSITVCVPLPASGSYGIAVRHDVNGNGKTDLSSDGGGMSNNPSINIFNLGKPSYKKTAFAVGDAPKTISITMKYM; encoded by the coding sequence TTGTCGAACGATCTGTCGAAATGCCGGAGCGGCCCGTCGACGCTGGTCCAGATCAACGGCCTGAAGGCCGGGTCGGGCAAGGTGCGCGTGCAGAGTTATCGCGCGAATGCCTCGGATTGGCTGGCGAAGGGCCGCTGGATCAATCGTATCGAAGTGCCGGCGCGCGCCGGGTCGATCACCGTCTGCGTGCCGCTGCCCGCTTCGGGCAGCTATGGCATCGCGGTGCGCCACGACGTCAACGGGAACGGCAAGACCGACCTGTCCTCGGACGGCGGCGGCATGTCGAACAACCCCAGCATCAACATCTTCAACCTCGGCAAGCCGAGCTACAAGAAGACCGCCTTTGCGGTCGGCGATGCGCCGAAAACGATCTCGATCACCATGAAATATATGTAA
- a CDS encoding diacylglycerol/lipid kinase family protein, producing MASVALLSNPRSTGNRALLPRVREYCAAHPDIFHYEVEDVAQIGEAIRTIAMVSPRIVVINGGDGTVQAALTELYSGGHFDGTPPPVAVLPNGKTNLIALDLGAEGDPLKALERVIELVEAGRLEDHVIQRQLISLDSGGEARPVLGMFLGGAYLADVMLYCRNRIYPLGLPNGVSHFLAAMLGLFAMVLGLGGGRLPPKPEAMTVSLIRQGEFKGKFSLLIVTTLEKLLLSIRTSEAHGTNGHMKLLATDTSVGALFRMLGGAWRGTLGQRPLDGVHFEQGDEIRIEGRRSNVILDGEIFESIGGKPIVLTSTQPVPFLRLAA from the coding sequence ATGGCCAGCGTCGCGCTCCTTTCCAATCCGCGCTCGACGGGCAACCGTGCCCTGTTGCCGCGCGTCCGGGAATATTGCGCCGCGCATCCCGATATCTTTCATTACGAGGTCGAGGACGTCGCCCAGATCGGCGAGGCGATCCGCACCATCGCGATGGTCAGCCCGCGCATCGTCGTGATCAACGGCGGCGACGGCACCGTCCAGGCGGCGCTGACCGAGCTTTATTCGGGCGGCCATTTCGACGGCACGCCGCCGCCGGTCGCGGTGCTGCCCAACGGCAAGACCAATTTGATCGCGCTCGATCTCGGCGCCGAGGGCGACCCGCTGAAGGCGCTCGAACGCGTGATCGAACTGGTCGAAGCCGGCCGGCTCGAGGATCATGTGATCCAGCGCCAGCTGATCTCGCTCGACAGCGGCGGCGAAGCACGGCCGGTGCTCGGCATGTTCCTCGGCGGCGCCTATCTCGCCGACGTGATGCTCTATTGCCGCAACCGCATCTATCCGCTCGGCTTGCCCAACGGCGTATCGCATTTCCTCGCGGCGATGCTCGGCCTCTTCGCGATGGTGCTCGGCCTCGGCGGCGGGCGGCTGCCGCCCAAGCCCGAGGCGATGACCGTGTCGCTGATCCGCCAGGGCGAGTTCAAGGGCAAATTCTCGCTGCTGATCGTCACCACGCTCGAGAAACTGCTGCTCAGCATCCGCACCAGCGAAGCGCATGGCACCAACGGCCATATGAAATTGCTCGCGACCGACACCAGCGTCGGCGCGCTGTTCCGCATGCTCGGCGGCGCGTGGCGCGGTACGCTCGGCCAGCGCCCGCTCGACGGCGTGCATTTCGAGCAGGGCGACGAGATCCGCATCGAGGGCCGGCGCTCGAACGTCATCCTCGACGGCGAGATTTTCGAGTCGATCGGCGGCAAGCCGATCGTGCTCACCTCGACCCAGCCGGTGCCCTTCCTGCGCCTTGCCGCCTGA